In the genome of Coregonus clupeaformis isolate EN_2021a chromosome 11, ASM2061545v1, whole genome shotgun sequence, one region contains:
- the LOC121576462 gene encoding zinc transporter 7: MLPLCIKDDEYKPAKFNLLAKISGWFRSILSDKTSRNLFFFLCLNLSFAFVELSYGIWSNSLGLISDSFHMFFDCTALLAGLAASVISRWRSNDSFSYGYVRAEVLAGFVNGLFLIFTAFFIFSEGVERALEPPHVNHDRLLPVSVAGLLVNLVGIFVFQHGGHGHSHGGDEGHGHSHSLFNGSAGHGHSHGGHGHESKHGDGHSHGDGHSHGGHGHSHDDPHCHDELHTPGKGSSKQILQGVFLHIVADTLGSVGVIISAILMQKYDLMIADPICSMCISILIGVSVVPLLRESIGILMQRTPPSLDNALPECYQRVQQLQGVYNLQEPHFWTLCTDVYIGTLKLLIAPDADGKWILSQTHNIFTQAGIRQLYVQIEVAAM; this comes from the exons ATGTTACCATTATGTATAAAAGACGACGAGTACAAGCCAGCCAAATTCAACCTCCTCGCCAAGATTTCAGGATGGTTCAG ATCAATCCTATCTGATAAAACATCACGCAATTtgtttttctttctctgtctgaATCTGTCCTTTGCTTTTGTGGAATTATCGTACGGCATATGGAGTAACAG TTTAGGTTTGATATCAGATTCCTTTCACATGTTCTTCGACTGCACTGCACTTTTAGCCGGACTTGCAGCCTCAGTGATCTCCAGGTGGAGGTCGAATGACTCCTTCTCATATGG GTATGTGAGGGCGGAGGTGTTGGCGGGGTTTGTGAATGGCCTGTTCCTCATCTTCACTGCCTTCTTCATTTTCTCAGAAGGCGTAGAG AGGGCTTTGGAGCCGCCACACGTGAATCACGATCGCCTGCTACCCGTGTCCGTCGCTGGGTTGCTGGTCAACCTGGTGGGTATCTTTGTGTTCCAGCACGGGGGCCACGGCCACTCTCACGGAGGTGATGAAG GTCACGGCCACAGCCACTCTTTGTTCAATGGCAGTGCGGGTCACGGACACAGCCATGGGGGGCATGGGCACGAGTCCAAACACGGAGATGGGCACAGCCATGGAGACGGGCACAGCCACGGAGGGCACGGCCACTCCCACGATGATCCCCACTGCCACG ATGAACTGCACACACCAGGCAAGGGCTCCAGCAAACAGATTTTGCAAG GGGTGTTTTTACATATCGTAGCCGACACTCTGGGCAGCGTGGGAGTGATCATCTCAGCCATCCTGATGCAGAAGTATGACCTGATGATCGCTGACCCCATCTGCTCCATGTGCATCTCCATTCTCATCGGAGTCAG TGTGGTGCCCTTGCTGAGGGAGTCCATCGGGATTCTGATGCAGCGAACTCCGCCTTCTCTGGACAACGCCCTGCCAGAATGCTACCAGAGG GTGCAGCAGTTGCAGGGTGTGTACAACCTGCAGGAGCCTCACTTCTGGACCCTATGCACAGACGTCTACATCGGCACGCTCAAGCTGCTCATCGCACCCGACGCTGACGGCAAATGGATTCTTAGCCAAACACACAACATTTTCACACAG GCTGGAATACGGCAACTGTATGTCCAGATAGAAGTGGCAGCAATGTAG